The DNA segment TGTGCTGTATTGTTGTCATCAGGCATCCCTGCCTTGTCTTCAGATCCGCAGCATTTCGAATTATATAGTACGCAGAAATAAAGAAAGCTGGCAGATTGGCCTTGCCATAAAGGAACTGAATAAATGGGCTATTGATTTTTTGACAAATACATAACTGGTTTTTTGGGGGGCTTCTGTACCTTTACCCTATGAAACTTAGTCTTGGTTTTTCACCCTGCCCCAACGATACTTTTATTTTTGACGCGCTCATCCATCATAAGATTGATACGGAAGGTTTAGAATTTGAAGTCTTTTTTGATGATGTGGAAACACTGAACCAAAAAGCATTCCGGGCTGAACTGGACATTACCAAACTAAGCTTTCATGCTTTTGCCTATGTGGCAGAACAATATGCACTACTTGATTCGGGAAGCGCCCTGGGTTTTGGAGTTGGCCCCTTATTGATTTGTCACAAGGAAAACTTTATCCGAAACAGTGACCATTTAAGTCCCGATCTTAAAGTTGGAATTCCGGGCAGGTATACAACAGCCAATTTTTTATTGGGTATTGCATTCCCCCATTTGACTAATAAACAGGAAATGGTTTTCTCAGCTATAGAAAGTTCCCTGTTAGCAGACCAGATTGATCTTGGATTGATCATTCATGAAAACAGGTTCACCTATACTGAAAAAGGCTTGCATAAAATAGTTGACCTGGGAAGCTTTTGGGAACAGCAAACAGGCTGTGCCATTCCATTGGGGGGAATTGTGGTAAACCGAAAACTTGACCGGAAAACTATGGAAAAAGTAAACCGGCTGGTTAAAAAATCAGTAGAATTTGCCTTTGCCAATCCAAAATCAGGGCTTGAGTTTATCAGACTCCATGCCCAGGAAATGAGTGAGGAAGTGATGTATAAACACATTGACCTGTATGTAAACCAATACAGTGTTGAACTGGGCATTGAAGGAAGAAAAGCCATTGACACGATGTTTACCATGGCACTGAAAAAAGAACTGATCCCTCCGTTTAAACAAAGTATCTATCTGATACCTTAAACAATTAATTACAAGGCCCGTCCGGTATTTCCTTTGTGATCTTAAGGAGTTTAGTTACAACAAGCGTAGAGTCAAAATCGGCTGACATGCTTAAGCTATCTGATTTTATGGCATGACATTCCACCTCAATATAAACGGGTTCATAAGGCTTTTCAAAATTAAAATTATTGTAGGCCAGTTCCAGGGTCTTTGCACTGTCTGCAATCCAATACTCAGTTCCCTCCTCACAATCTGTAAATGATTTCATTTCCGGCCCGTAACTATATAAGCCCTTAAGTACTCTGCTGGCATGCTCCTTAACTTCTGCAGGCCTTCGATTACATGCCATTACCGTAACCGCAACGGCTATTATTAAAAATAGCAGGCTTTTAAATATATTCATGATTTTATAGATCTTGATTTAAATGGTTTATCTTCTTTACACTCAAATTAGATGACAAAGCTGATGCCATAAAAGAAAAAATACTCACGGTAAAGAATACGAGCAGAAAATCTTTCCATTTTAAGGCCACAGGATAAGCATTCGTAATCACGAGATTATCCTGGGACATTTTTATGAGTCCGAACTTCTGTTGAAGCAAAGAGAAGCCAAGTCCGATAAGCAGACCACATATACAACCGGTCATGGAAATCATCATCCCTTCCAGCAAAAAGATACGTTTAATTAACTTTTTACCAGCCCCCAAACTGCTCAATATGGCAATGTCTTTCAACTTATCAATTACCAGCATGGTTAATGAACCAATGATATTGAATATGGCAATGATCAATATAAAGGTGAGAATGATGTATACGGCCCATTTTTCACTGCCCAGAATATTATATAAAACTTTATTCTGTTGTATCCTATCCTTTATTTCAAAGTTTTCCCCGATCTGATCTTCTATCTTTTGCCTGAACAGATCGGCATCCGCACCTTTATGCAGATTGATCTCGATGGCTGAAATGTTTAGCGGTTCTTCAAGCAGTTTTCTGGCAAACCTCAATGGGACTATAGCCATATTATCGAAATCCTGCTGCACTTCAAAAACTCCGGATACCGGAATAGAAAGAATCGTAAAATCATCTGCCGGATTGATTGAACTGGCCTGGTTCGCCTTCTTTTTAGGTGAAAAAATCTGCAGCGGATAAAAAGGATCTGTTGTATTTACCATCAAAAAATTTTGAATGGCCGAACCAATTACCGCGTAGTTCAGGCTCTTGCTTTCGAGCACAAAATTACCGTCAATGGTAATGCTGTCCAGGCTCTTGTTTTTCAGGTAATCTGTACTTACCCCTTTTACCAGCCCAACAGACTGTTTATCATTATACCTTAATAAAGCATTTTCCGAAAGCACTTCAGTAAAAGAATAGATTTCCTTATCCTTTCGCAATTCATTAAAATAAGTCGTATTGGGATTAAATGTTTTCCCTTTTAAAGGAGAGATCACTATTTGCGGGGTAATGGTATTAAACATTTTTAACACCACCTCTTCAAAACCATTGAATACCGACAGGATAATGATCAGCGCTGCACTACCTACAAAAACCCCTGCTACCGAAATGGTAGAGATAATGTTGATGGCATTGGTAGATTTTTTTGCAAAAAGATACCGCCGAGCTATGTAGAAAGGTGTATTCAATATTTATTTAATGGTATAATGCTTATTGTAAATAAGGATTGTGCTGTTTTTCAAAGCCTATGGTTGTAGACTGACCATGGCCCGGATAAACCCTGCAATCATCAGGCAATATAAACAAGTTATTTTTGATACTGTTGATTAATTGCAAATGGTTCCCTCCGGGAAGATCTGTCCGGCCAATGCTGCAATAAAACAGCACATCACCCCCGATTAAAAAGTTATCTGCCGCTGCATAAAAACACAAATGCGCCGGAGAATGGCCTGGTGCAAAAATAAGCTCCAGCTGGCTATTGCCAAAATTAACCTTTCCGGACTCAGGCAAAAACACTTCCGGTTCAGGCGAAAGCTCGTAATGTAAGCCCATTTGAGGTACATAACCAGGCATGGCCTGTAAAACATATAACTCTCCTTTATGAAATTGCGGTTTCAACCCCCAGTTGTCATAAACAAATTTATTGCCAAATACATGATCGTAATGGCAATGGGTATTTAGCAAAAGAACCGGTTTTAATTTTTTCTCTTTTATGAATTTAACTACTGTATTCTGCTCTTCAGCATCGTACATCCCCGGGTCAATGATCACACATTCGCCCGTTTCATCAAACAGGATATAAGTGTTTTCGCTTATAGGGTTAAAGGTAAATTGTTGAATGCTGATCATAAGTTATTTCCATTTAAATGTACTGATCATCCGGTCTATATCTTTTTTAATAAAATTGACTACCGGCTGAATGGAATCATATTGAGGGCGTTCATTGAAGTACAATGCGGCCCTAAAATAGTGTTTTGTACTGTCAGTTAAAAAAAATTGTACAGAAGATGCGGTATTGCCTTCTATTGCGTAATAAACCCCATATACCTTCTTTTCCGGATAGTTAATGATTTTCTGGTCTATTGCATTTGCCTTTACGGTATGTTTAAAGGCAAATGTCCGGGCATCCTCTACCAGGTTTTCATATTCTTTTTTTGAGGAAATATCATAATAGGTAAGATGTAAGCGGCCGTTAAACTGCGGAAACGACAGGTTGTACCAGCAGGGCTGGGTATCCCGGCTGCTATCATGCTGCAAAGTAGCATATTTTGGATAATCGAATGAAAAAGGGCAGTCTTTATTGTAAGGCTGATAGG comes from the Pedobacter heparinus DSM 2366 genome and includes:
- a CDS encoding menaquinone biosynthesis family protein; translated protein: MKLSLGFSPCPNDTFIFDALIHHKIDTEGLEFEVFFDDVETLNQKAFRAELDITKLSFHAFAYVAEQYALLDSGSALGFGVGPLLICHKENFIRNSDHLSPDLKVGIPGRYTTANFLLGIAFPHLTNKQEMVFSAIESSLLADQIDLGLIIHENRFTYTEKGLHKIVDLGSFWEQQTGCAIPLGGIVVNRKLDRKTMEKVNRLVKKSVEFAFANPKSGLEFIRLHAQEMSEEVMYKHIDLYVNQYSVELGIEGRKAIDTMFTMALKKELIPPFKQSIYLIP
- a CDS encoding FtsX-like permease family protein, whose amino-acid sequence is MNTPFYIARRYLFAKKSTNAINIISTISVAGVFVGSAALIIILSVFNGFEEVVLKMFNTITPQIVISPLKGKTFNPNTTYFNELRKDKEIYSFTEVLSENALLRYNDKQSVGLVKGVSTDYLKNKSLDSITIDGNFVLESKSLNYAVIGSAIQNFLMVNTTDPFYPLQIFSPKKKANQASSINPADDFTILSIPVSGVFEVQQDFDNMAIVPLRFARKLLEEPLNISAIEINLHKGADADLFRQKIEDQIGENFEIKDRIQQNKVLYNILGSEKWAVYIILTFILIIAIFNIIGSLTMLVIDKLKDIAILSSLGAGKKLIKRIFLLEGMMISMTGCICGLLIGLGFSLLQQKFGLIKMSQDNLVITNAYPVALKWKDFLLVFFTVSIFSFMASALSSNLSVKKINHLNQDL
- a CDS encoding MBL fold metallo-hydrolase, with translation MISIQQFTFNPISENTYILFDETGECVIIDPGMYDAEEQNTVVKFIKEKKLKPVLLLNTHCHYDHVFGNKFVYDNWGLKPQFHKGELYVLQAMPGYVPQMGLHYELSPEPEVFLPESGKVNFGNSQLELIFAPGHSPAHLCFYAAADNFLIGGDVLFYCSIGRTDLPGGNHLQLINSIKNNLFILPDDCRVYPGHGQSTTIGFEKQHNPYLQ
- the gldD gene encoding gliding motility lipoprotein GldD produces the protein MNRYFFLLFVVLLTFSACNSNSYSPKPRGYFKIDFPVKAYQPYNKDCPFSFDYPKYATLQHDSSRDTQPCWYNLSFPQFNGRLHLTYYDISSKKEYENLVEDARTFAFKHTVKANAIDQKIINYPEKKVYGVYYAIEGNTASSVQFFLTDSTKHYFRAALYFNERPQYDSIQPVVNFIKKDIDRMISTFKWK